In Macadamia integrifolia cultivar HAES 741 chromosome 13, SCU_Mint_v3, whole genome shotgun sequence, one DNA window encodes the following:
- the LOC122059702 gene encoding NADH kinase-like isoform X1: MSRRRLLVLLKPGNIYQPRCSDGVSRVRNPQILGYLESRCKVHMDAIKFCQDILRRKAVDWEPVLRSDLVQPIRNVDLVVTIGGDGTLLQASHFMDDSIPVLGVNSDPTQVKEVEEFSNEFDATRSTGYLCAATAENFEQVLDDILEGHMVPCKLTRIAIRVNSQLLSTYALNDVLIAHPCPATVSWFSFRIKGDGQLCHPLVNCRSSGLRVCTAAGSTAAMLSAGGFTMPSSSRELQFMVREPVSPGAAKSKMHGFIKSDQSMDTNWYSKEGMIYVDGSHMSHSIQHGDTIEISLKAPILKAFLPSHLISE, from the exons ATTCTAGGTTACTTGGAGAGCAGGTGTAAGGTTCACATGGATGCAATCAAATTTTGTCAAGATATTTTGCGGCGAAAGGCGGTTGACTGGGAGCCTGTTTTGCGGAGTGATCTAGTGCAACCTATCCGCAATGTGGACCTGGTTGTCACTATTGGTGGTGATGGCACTCTTTTGCAGGCAAGTCACTTCATGGATGACTCGATTCCAGTTCTAGGAGTGAACTCTGATCCCACACAAGTCAAGGAG GTGGAAGAGTTCAGTAATGAGTTTGATGCTACCAGGAGCACTGGCTATCTCTGTGCAGCAACTGCTGAAAACTTTGAACAA GTGTTGGATGACATCCTCGAGGGTCACATGGTTCCTTGTAAATTAACAAGGATAGCAATACGTGTAAACAGTCAATTGCTGTCAACCTATGCTCTCAATGACGTTCTTATTGCACACCCATGTCCAGCCACAGTTTCATGGTTCTCATTTAG AATCAAAGGTGATGGCCAGTTATGCCACCCTCTTGTGAACTGTCGATCAAGTGGGCTCAGAGTCTGCACTGCTGCTGGGTCTACAGCTGCAATGCTCTCAGCAGGAGGATTTACAATGCCCAGTTCCAGTCGGGAACTCCAGTTTATGGTAAGGGAACCCGTTTCACCTGGAGCAGCTAAGTCTAAGATGCATGGGTTTATTAAATCTGATCAATCCATGGATACGAACTGGTACAGTAAAGAAGGTATGATATATGTTGATGGTTCTCATATGTCACATTCTATTCAACATGGAGATACCATTGAAATATCGTTGAAGGCCCCAATCTTGAAAGCTTTTTTGCCCTCCCACTTGATATCAGAGTAA
- the LOC122059702 gene encoding NADH kinase-like isoform X2: MDAIKFCQDILRRKAVDWEPVLRSDLVQPIRNVDLVVTIGGDGTLLQASHFMDDSIPVLGVNSDPTQVKEVEEFSNEFDATRSTGYLCAATAENFEQVLDDILEGHMVPCKLTRIAIRVNSQLLSTYALNDVLIAHPCPATVSWFSFRIKGDGQLCHPLVNCRSSGLRVCTAAGSTAAMLSAGGFTMPSSSRELQFMVREPVSPGAAKSKMHGFIKSDQSMDTNWYSKEGMIYVDGSHMSHSIQHGDTIEISLKAPILKAFLPSHLISE, from the exons ATGGATGCAATCAAATTTTGTCAAGATATTTTGCGGCGAAAGGCGGTTGACTGGGAGCCTGTTTTGCGGAGTGATCTAGTGCAACCTATCCGCAATGTGGACCTGGTTGTCACTATTGGTGGTGATGGCACTCTTTTGCAGGCAAGTCACTTCATGGATGACTCGATTCCAGTTCTAGGAGTGAACTCTGATCCCACACAAGTCAAGGAG GTGGAAGAGTTCAGTAATGAGTTTGATGCTACCAGGAGCACTGGCTATCTCTGTGCAGCAACTGCTGAAAACTTTGAACAA GTGTTGGATGACATCCTCGAGGGTCACATGGTTCCTTGTAAATTAACAAGGATAGCAATACGTGTAAACAGTCAATTGCTGTCAACCTATGCTCTCAATGACGTTCTTATTGCACACCCATGTCCAGCCACAGTTTCATGGTTCTCATTTAG AATCAAAGGTGATGGCCAGTTATGCCACCCTCTTGTGAACTGTCGATCAAGTGGGCTCAGAGTCTGCACTGCTGCTGGGTCTACAGCTGCAATGCTCTCAGCAGGAGGATTTACAATGCCCAGTTCCAGTCGGGAACTCCAGTTTATGGTAAGGGAACCCGTTTCACCTGGAGCAGCTAAGTCTAAGATGCATGGGTTTATTAAATCTGATCAATCCATGGATACGAACTGGTACAGTAAAGAAGGTATGATATATGTTGATGGTTCTCATATGTCACATTCTATTCAACATGGAGATACCATTGAAATATCGTTGAAGGCCCCAATCTTGAAAGCTTTTTTGCCCTCCCACTTGATATCAGAGTAA
- the LOC122059701 gene encoding E3 ubiquitin-protein ligase CCNB1IP1 homolog isoform X1 — translation MRCNACWRELEGRAITTTCGHILCTEDASKILSNDAACPICDQVLSKSLMKPVEMNPNDEWLNMAMAGLSPQLLMKSSYRSVMFFIGQKELEMQYKMNKIVAQCRQKCEAMQEKFTEKLEQVHTAYQKMAKRCQMMEQEIESLSKDKQELQEKFSEKSRQKRKLDEMYDQLRSEFESLKRSAIQPASNFYPRAEPDLFASPANIMDNRDPLRQDRRVSTPETPGPREDIWPQARQKNSNSGNYDVCGSSPAKQQSVYREVGNKRPGGRPLFGVGTGAGAGGSNPSMTLRNLILSPMKRPQLSRSSRPQMFTF, via the exons ATGAGGTGCAATGCATGCTGGCGCGAACTGGAAGGGCGTGCAATAACAACCACCTGCGGCCACATCTTGT GTACTGAAGATGCAAGCAAGATCCTCAGCAATGATGCAGCATGCCCTATTTGTGATCAAGTGCTCTCTAAAAG CCTTATGAAGCCTGTGGAAATGAATCCAAATGATGAATGGCTAAAT ATGGCCATGGCTGGACTATCTCCACAGCTCT TAATGAAGAGTTCATACCGAAGTGTAATGTTCTTCATTGGGCAGAAGGAACTGGAGATGCAATACAAGATGAACAAAATAGTAGCACAGTGTCGGCAGAAATGTGAGGCCATGCAAGAAAAGTTCACCGAAAAACTGGAGCAGGTGCATACAGCATACCAGAAAATGGCCAAAAGGTGCCAAATGATGGAGCAAGAGATTGAGAGTTTATCCAAAGATAAACAAGAACTCCAAGAAAAGTTTTCTGAGAAATCCAG ACAGAAGAGAAAACTTGATGAGATGTATGACCAATTGAGAAGTGAGTTTGAGTCATTAAAACGATCAGCAATCCAACCTGCAAGCAATTTCTATCCTAGAGCTGAACCTGACCTATTTGCAAGTCCAGCCAATATCATGGATAACAGAGATCCCCTCAGACAAG ATCGACGGGTTTCCACTCCTGAAACTCCAGGACCAAGAGAGGATATATGGCCTCAGGCAAGGCAGAAGAACTCCAACTCTGGCAATTATGATGTTTGTGGCAGCTCACCAGCAAAACAACAATCGGTTTACCGTGAAGTTGGAAATAAAAGGCCTGGTGGTCGCCCTCTTTTTGGGGTGGGGACAGGTGCGGGGGCTGGAGGTAGTAACCCTTCCATGACATTACGAAATCTCATTCTCTCACCAATGAAGCGACCTCAGCTCTCCCGTAGCAGTCGTCCTCAAATGTTCAC GTTCTAG
- the LOC122059701 gene encoding E3 ubiquitin-protein ligase CCNB1IP1 homolog isoform X3 has product MSKYLLLQRDSLIKENKGTEDASKILSNDAACPICDQVLSKSLMKPVEMNPNDEWLNMAMAGLSPQLLMKSSYRSVMFFIGQKELEMQYKMNKIVAQCRQKCEAMQEKFTEKLEQVHTAYQKMAKRCQMMEQEIESLSKDKQELQEKFSEKSRQKRKLDEMYDQLRSEFESLKRSAIQPASNFYPRAEPDLFASPANIMDNRDPLRQDRRVSTPETPGPREDIWPQARQKNSNSGNYDVCGSSPAKQQSVYREVGNKRPGGRPLFGVGTGAGAGGSNPSMTLRNLILSPMKRPQLSRSSRPQMFTF; this is encoded by the exons ATGAGTAAATATTTACTCCTTCAAAGGGATTCTTTAATTAAGGAGAACAAAGGTACTGAAGATGCAAGCAAGATCCTCAGCAATGATGCAGCATGCCCTATTTGTGATCAAGTGCTCTCTAAAAG CCTTATGAAGCCTGTGGAAATGAATCCAAATGATGAATGGCTAAAT ATGGCCATGGCTGGACTATCTCCACAGCTCT TAATGAAGAGTTCATACCGAAGTGTAATGTTCTTCATTGGGCAGAAGGAACTGGAGATGCAATACAAGATGAACAAAATAGTAGCACAGTGTCGGCAGAAATGTGAGGCCATGCAAGAAAAGTTCACCGAAAAACTGGAGCAGGTGCATACAGCATACCAGAAAATGGCCAAAAGGTGCCAAATGATGGAGCAAGAGATTGAGAGTTTATCCAAAGATAAACAAGAACTCCAAGAAAAGTTTTCTGAGAAATCCAG ACAGAAGAGAAAACTTGATGAGATGTATGACCAATTGAGAAGTGAGTTTGAGTCATTAAAACGATCAGCAATCCAACCTGCAAGCAATTTCTATCCTAGAGCTGAACCTGACCTATTTGCAAGTCCAGCCAATATCATGGATAACAGAGATCCCCTCAGACAAG ATCGACGGGTTTCCACTCCTGAAACTCCAGGACCAAGAGAGGATATATGGCCTCAGGCAAGGCAGAAGAACTCCAACTCTGGCAATTATGATGTTTGTGGCAGCTCACCAGCAAAACAACAATCGGTTTACCGTGAAGTTGGAAATAAAAGGCCTGGTGGTCGCCCTCTTTTTGGGGTGGGGACAGGTGCGGGGGCTGGAGGTAGTAACCCTTCCATGACATTACGAAATCTCATTCTCTCACCAATGAAGCGACCTCAGCTCTCCCGTAGCAGTCGTCCTCAAATGTTCAC GTTCTAG
- the LOC122059701 gene encoding E3 ubiquitin-protein ligase CCNB1IP1 homolog isoform X4: MRCNACWRELEGRAITTTCGHILCTEDASKILSNDAACPICDQVLSKSLMKPVEMNPNDEWLNMAMAGLSPQLLMKSSYRSVMFFIGQKELEMQYKMNKIVAQCRQKCEAMQEKFTEKLEQVHTAYQKMAKRCQMMEQEIESLSKDKQELQEKFSEKSRQKRKLDEMYDQLRSEFESLKRSAIQPASNFYPRAEPDLFASPANIMDNRDPLRQGPREDIWPQARQKNSNSGNYDVCGSSPAKQQSVYREVGNKRPGGRPLFGVGTGAGAGGSNPSMTLRNLILSPMKRPQLSRSSRPQMFTF; the protein is encoded by the exons ATGAGGTGCAATGCATGCTGGCGCGAACTGGAAGGGCGTGCAATAACAACCACCTGCGGCCACATCTTGT GTACTGAAGATGCAAGCAAGATCCTCAGCAATGATGCAGCATGCCCTATTTGTGATCAAGTGCTCTCTAAAAG CCTTATGAAGCCTGTGGAAATGAATCCAAATGATGAATGGCTAAAT ATGGCCATGGCTGGACTATCTCCACAGCTCT TAATGAAGAGTTCATACCGAAGTGTAATGTTCTTCATTGGGCAGAAGGAACTGGAGATGCAATACAAGATGAACAAAATAGTAGCACAGTGTCGGCAGAAATGTGAGGCCATGCAAGAAAAGTTCACCGAAAAACTGGAGCAGGTGCATACAGCATACCAGAAAATGGCCAAAAGGTGCCAAATGATGGAGCAAGAGATTGAGAGTTTATCCAAAGATAAACAAGAACTCCAAGAAAAGTTTTCTGAGAAATCCAG ACAGAAGAGAAAACTTGATGAGATGTATGACCAATTGAGAAGTGAGTTTGAGTCATTAAAACGATCAGCAATCCAACCTGCAAGCAATTTCTATCCTAGAGCTGAACCTGACCTATTTGCAAGTCCAGCCAATATCATGGATAACAGAGATCCCCTCAGACAAG GACCAAGAGAGGATATATGGCCTCAGGCAAGGCAGAAGAACTCCAACTCTGGCAATTATGATGTTTGTGGCAGCTCACCAGCAAAACAACAATCGGTTTACCGTGAAGTTGGAAATAAAAGGCCTGGTGGTCGCCCTCTTTTTGGGGTGGGGACAGGTGCGGGGGCTGGAGGTAGTAACCCTTCCATGACATTACGAAATCTCATTCTCTCACCAATGAAGCGACCTCAGCTCTCCCGTAGCAGTCGTCCTCAAATGTTCAC GTTCTAG
- the LOC122059701 gene encoding E3 ubiquitin-protein ligase CCNB1IP1 homolog isoform X2, translating into MRCNACWRELEGRAITTTCGHILCTEDASKILSNDAACPICDQVLSKSLMKPVEMNPNDEWLNMAMAGLSPQLLMKSSYRSVMFFIGQKELEMQYKMNKIVAQCRQKCEAMQEKFTEKLEQVHTAYQKMAKRCQMMEQEIESLSKDKQELQEKFSEKSRQKRKLDEMYDQLRSEFESLKRSAIQPASNFYPRAEPDLFASPANIMDNRDPLRQDRRVSTPETPGPREDIWPQARQKNSNSGNYDVCGSSPAKQQSVYREVGNKRPGGRPLFGVGTGAGAGGSNPSMTLRNLILSPMKRPQLSRSSRPQMFT; encoded by the exons ATGAGGTGCAATGCATGCTGGCGCGAACTGGAAGGGCGTGCAATAACAACCACCTGCGGCCACATCTTGT GTACTGAAGATGCAAGCAAGATCCTCAGCAATGATGCAGCATGCCCTATTTGTGATCAAGTGCTCTCTAAAAG CCTTATGAAGCCTGTGGAAATGAATCCAAATGATGAATGGCTAAAT ATGGCCATGGCTGGACTATCTCCACAGCTCT TAATGAAGAGTTCATACCGAAGTGTAATGTTCTTCATTGGGCAGAAGGAACTGGAGATGCAATACAAGATGAACAAAATAGTAGCACAGTGTCGGCAGAAATGTGAGGCCATGCAAGAAAAGTTCACCGAAAAACTGGAGCAGGTGCATACAGCATACCAGAAAATGGCCAAAAGGTGCCAAATGATGGAGCAAGAGATTGAGAGTTTATCCAAAGATAAACAAGAACTCCAAGAAAAGTTTTCTGAGAAATCCAG ACAGAAGAGAAAACTTGATGAGATGTATGACCAATTGAGAAGTGAGTTTGAGTCATTAAAACGATCAGCAATCCAACCTGCAAGCAATTTCTATCCTAGAGCTGAACCTGACCTATTTGCAAGTCCAGCCAATATCATGGATAACAGAGATCCCCTCAGACAAG ATCGACGGGTTTCCACTCCTGAAACTCCAGGACCAAGAGAGGATATATGGCCTCAGGCAAGGCAGAAGAACTCCAACTCTGGCAATTATGATGTTTGTGGCAGCTCACCAGCAAAACAACAATCGGTTTACCGTGAAGTTGGAAATAAAAGGCCTGGTGGTCGCCCTCTTTTTGGGGTGGGGACAGGTGCGGGGGCTGGAGGTAGTAACCCTTCCATGACATTACGAAATCTCATTCTCTCACCAATGAAGCGACCTCAGCTCTCCCGTAGCAGTCGTCCTCAAATGTTCACGTAA
- the LOC122059701 gene encoding E3 ubiquitin-protein ligase CCNB1IP1 homolog isoform X5 — MRCNACWRELEGRAITTTCGHILCTEDASKILSNDAACPICDQVLSKSLMKPVEMNPNDEWLNMAMAGLSPQLLMKSSYRSVMFFIGQKELEMQYKMNKIVAQCRQKCEAMQEKFTEKLEQVHTAYQKMAKRCQMMEQEIESLSKDKQELQEKFSEKSRQKRKLDEMYDQLRSEFESLKRSAIQPASNFYPRAEPDLFASPANIMDNRDPLRQGPREDIWPQARQKNSNSGNYDVCGSSPAKQQSVYREVGNKRPGGRPLFGVGTGAGAGGSNPSMTLRNLILSPMKRPQLSRSSRPQMFT; from the exons ATGAGGTGCAATGCATGCTGGCGCGAACTGGAAGGGCGTGCAATAACAACCACCTGCGGCCACATCTTGT GTACTGAAGATGCAAGCAAGATCCTCAGCAATGATGCAGCATGCCCTATTTGTGATCAAGTGCTCTCTAAAAG CCTTATGAAGCCTGTGGAAATGAATCCAAATGATGAATGGCTAAAT ATGGCCATGGCTGGACTATCTCCACAGCTCT TAATGAAGAGTTCATACCGAAGTGTAATGTTCTTCATTGGGCAGAAGGAACTGGAGATGCAATACAAGATGAACAAAATAGTAGCACAGTGTCGGCAGAAATGTGAGGCCATGCAAGAAAAGTTCACCGAAAAACTGGAGCAGGTGCATACAGCATACCAGAAAATGGCCAAAAGGTGCCAAATGATGGAGCAAGAGATTGAGAGTTTATCCAAAGATAAACAAGAACTCCAAGAAAAGTTTTCTGAGAAATCCAG ACAGAAGAGAAAACTTGATGAGATGTATGACCAATTGAGAAGTGAGTTTGAGTCATTAAAACGATCAGCAATCCAACCTGCAAGCAATTTCTATCCTAGAGCTGAACCTGACCTATTTGCAAGTCCAGCCAATATCATGGATAACAGAGATCCCCTCAGACAAG GACCAAGAGAGGATATATGGCCTCAGGCAAGGCAGAAGAACTCCAACTCTGGCAATTATGATGTTTGTGGCAGCTCACCAGCAAAACAACAATCGGTTTACCGTGAAGTTGGAAATAAAAGGCCTGGTGGTCGCCCTCTTTTTGGGGTGGGGACAGGTGCGGGGGCTGGAGGTAGTAACCCTTCCATGACATTACGAAATCTCATTCTCTCACCAATGAAGCGACCTCAGCTCTCCCGTAGCAGTCGTCCTCAAATGTTCACGTAA